In Pseudoalteromonas piratica, the genomic stretch ATGGCTATGGCCAAAGTTTGTCAGACGATCTTTATCTTTTAGGGGATATGTTTTTAATGCCGAGCTCGTTTGAACCTTGTGGCATTAGCCAAATGCTCGCACTAAAAGCAGGCCAACCTTGTATTGTACATGGTGTAGGCGGTTTAAAAGATACAGTTAAGCATAATGAAAATGGGTTTGTATTTGAGGGGGATACTATTAGTGAACAAGTAGTCTCATTGCAAAATGTGTTTAATGATGCGCTTAATTGTTATATGAACGAAAGTAGCCATTGGCAAACTATGATCAATACCGCAAAAGCCAGCCGCTTTAGTTGGCAAAGCAGTATCGAGCAGTATTTATCTAAGCTTTACAACTACTAATGTTATAAATAACAGTTAGTTGCATTGTTTAATTTAAATATAAATGATAGGGTGGCTAATAGGATTTAGTCACCCATTTTTATGTGTGTCTTTCTATTTTAAATAGTAATTAAACGGATTTATTTATGAAGTCAAAAATAGGGTTTCTTGCCCTTTTCCCACTATTTGTAAACGCACAACCAAGTTTAGATAATTTACCAATATCAACCCCATCAGATTTTCTGAAATTAATCAAAGAAGATGGTTTTGGTAACATTGCACTTAATGATGTGCTCTCACATATCAAAAATAAAAAACCTTTTAGACTGAAAAAGCGCTATGGGAAATGTACAGTGGAATCTGATGCAGGGTATGAACCCGAATATGGCGGTTTTGGCGTATCTTGCAGTGATGAAGGAGAATCATTCGATATCACTGAGCAAGCAGTTAAAAACGCATTTGCAGGCTTTAAAAATTTAAAGGTAGGCAAGTTTGGCGAATCTACTTCATTTGACTGGCAAAACTCAAAGTTCAAATGTACGGTATTTGTCGATGACAAACACCGTTTATTTGAATATATGTGTAATTACAGCAAGGATTTGTAGATATGAGACAGTATCAAATCGAGATTTTATTGCTCTTCGTTTCATTAATAGCGTTTAATGCTAACGCAAAAATTTATAAATGGACTGATGAAAAAGGCAACGTACATTTTTCTGATAAACCTACTCATCAAGATGCACAGACAATCACTGTAAACTCTGGACATGGAATAAAATCAAATGCTAAACACTATGACTTTTCAACGAGTAGTTCGTCTAGTTCAGTAAACTGCAATAAAGCCAGTAAAAATGCTCTATCCATATTGAAAAAAATGTCAAAAAAAGGCAGCGAATCGTATGCCAAACTCGCTCACCCCAGTGCGCTGCCTACTTTTATTGCTAAATGTAACAGCGAGTTATCAACGTCAAATCGAAAACGTTGGGAATGTGCTCAAAATGCACGTGGCGTACTTGAGTTAATTGGTACGTGCAAGTTAATGGAAGACTAATCTTTAAAGCTGTTTTCCTTAAAAACAATACAGAAGGGTTAAATATGCGAAAGCAGCTACTTTATATATCCGTTACAACATTATTATTGCTTTCATTGAGTTTAACGGCAAAGCAAATAGCCTTTACCTTTGATGATGCGCCGAGGCAAGCTAACGGCTATTTTGATGGGCCAACCCGCGCGAAAACCCTGATTAAAGAATTACAGGATCACGGTATAAAACAAGCGGCATTTTTCGCAACCACTAGCCATTTAAATGAAGAAGGCAAAACGCGCTTAAAGGCGTACGCCAATGCTGGTCACATTATTGCTAACCACACGCATACACACCCCGATATCAATAAAACGACTTTAGTTGCCTATTTAGAAGAAATTACAACGGCTCATAACCAGATTAAAGATTACCCAAACTTTAAACCTTGGTTTCGCTTCCCCTATTTGCGAGAAGGCGATACTCAACAAAAGCGTGATGGGGTACGCGCTTATTTAGCCAAAAATGGTTATCACAATGCATATATCACACTCAATAATTACGACTGGTACATTGAAAACTTATTACAAGATGCGCTTAAAAGTGGCAAAGAAATCGACTTTGAAAAGCTAAAAGAGTTTTACATTGATGTAATTATACAAGGTGCGCAATACTACGATGAATTAGCAGTAAAATATTTAGGCCACTCGCCAAAACACGTTATTTTATTACATGAAATGGATATTACCGCCATGTTTGTTGGCGACTTAGCCGATGCTTTTCGCCAAAAAGGATGGCAAGTCATTTCGCCAGAAAAAGCCTACCAAGACCCAATTGCCAGTTATCAAACAGAGCGTGTGATGAAATATAACCCAGGACGCATTGGCGAAATCGCAAAAGATAAAGGCCAAACAAAAAGGCTTTGGCACAACACATTAGATGAAACGTATTTAAAAGCGCGCTTTGACAAGGAAGTAGTGAAAAAGTGAGGGAGTAAAAATACGCAATAAATAGTATTTAAAGTGAGAGCCTTGTTAAATGGGTATAATTTTTTAGTAAAAATCTTTGGTTTATTAATACTGTCAACTAGTGATGAGTTAAAATCCGAGCCGCAAAAAAAAATTAAACTTTTAAAATTATTTTTGCATCAAAGCAATGATGTACAGGCAAAAAACCTGCTATGACTAGTTCTGGTTACTATTAATTTTTGAAAATGATATAGAACCCTTTTTAAAGTCGAGCACTGCGTGAGCAGTTTGGCCCCACCAATCACATTCTTTAAAACAATACCCTTCAACTTTAATCGCCTTAGACGAATGCTTGCTGATGCCATTGAGTGGAAAATACCCTTTAGAGGATTCAAGACCTGAATAAAGCAAATGCCATTTTCCACCGAGCTTTACAAAACTATAAGCAAAGTTTTCATACACAGGCTGGTTTTTTGTTTGTACTTGCACAAAGGTAAAAAGCTCAGTTGAAATGCGTGAAACCGAAAACCATGTTTGCATCTCGTTAAGCAATTTCTCAAAGGCCTTTGTGGATGTTAATTTGAGCGGCACAAGTGTCAGGTTAAACTCATTTGCCGTACTAGCATCAAAATTTTGATTTAAATACTCATCAAATTTGGGCAAGTAAGCATTAATCGTTTCTTTTTGCTTTTCAATGAGTTCAAAGTGACCCAAGTCACTTTCGCAGAATGTGGCAGAATCTGACGTTATACTTTTATCAAAAGTTGAAATTGCATTGGGTTGGCAAGTAAATGCATAACTTGGGCTTATAGTGTTAGTTTGCTCATAATAACTATCTGGAGCGGCTATAATTGGGTAAGTTTTAAATCCAGACGCTGAAGAAATAACAAGCTCCGAGAAAGGCAAGCCGACACCATCATTAACAGCCGTGATTTCAAATGCTAAATAAGGTTGGTTTTTAAGTTTTACAATGCGACTTACATGTAAGCCATTACCGTGGTTGTAATAGCGATGATTCCCATAAGTCATTTCGATTTCTGCATCACCCTCTAAATCATTAATTACTGAAAACTGATAAACATGTTTACCATCAAGTGTACTAGCTGAAAAACTGGTGCGGCCAAACTCTTTAAATTTTCTATCTAAGACGGGATCAATGACGTTGATATCAATGCGATAATTATTTTGGTCATTCGCTAATGCACCTGTAGCCGATAAAGCCAATAGCAAAAAATAAAGTAAGATGAATATTCGCATTATGAGATGAGCCTTTATCTGCTTTAATTACATCTTAGAATACGGATATTAAATGTATAGTGTCTAGTTTAGTAAACACTAATAAATTAGCTTGTAAATCTAAGTGGGGTTATCCGTAATAATGTATATAAATCGATCATAAAATCATCATAGAGGTAAATATGAAGACAATGGCATCGTTGACTACAGCGTTAACGTTAATTTTGTCGAGTGTTAATTTAGCTGCCAAGCCGTTGATTCTAAAAAAGCGTGATGCAGCAGGTGCTATATACAGTCAAATTGACTTGTTTTTGCATAAGCAATGTCAACGTGATGTTGCTTCGCAATTTGCATCACACTATAACGGCATTAAAAGTGGATTAAACAGCAGTAACACAAAGAGTGCTGAAGACTATGAGGCTCGAGCAAAAAGAGTACAGGTCATTATAGATTATACTGATAATCACAATTGTACTGTGGATATGCCTTTGCTTCCTACAGGTAATGCTAGTGTAATTTCCGAACCCGGACGTAACATTAAAACCTATGTACTGATGATATATCCTTATTTTTCAATGTAATAAAAATAAGAGACTGCAATATGAAAAAGTGCCTAATTTTATTTGTAATATGTTTGCTTCCGATCATATCACTTGCAAATACACCCGCTAACGCTTTAGAAAATCACCTTAATAAATTAAATACAGCGTGTTTAGCAAAAGTTAAACAATCAGCTAGTAAAAAAGGTGAAGTAATTGATAAGTGCATTACTCAGCTAGATGAACTGCTAGCGACAAAAGTTGCCAAAAACGATATTGTTAATGTGCAAAAAATTTATATGCTTGAATACATTATGCAAGACTATAAAAACGATGCAACCTGTCTTCAATTTCAAAGTTCATTGCACGGTATACATGAGCATTTCACCCTTGAACATCTTGATGCACTGTCAGACCATGCACTTAAATGGTATGACTTACTGTGTGATGAAAATCGCTGGAAGGATGAGTAGAACACTTTGAATGCACTTAAGATATAAAGTTTATTACTTTGCAGACTAAAGCTTTTCGTCTAAAATTTTCGCAATACTCCAAGTCCACTGTAGCGAAATTAGCGATGTATTAATTTTATAATAGCTTGGAGGAATCTATAAAATACAGGAAAGTTTGAAATGAAAAAAACCTTGTTATTATTTTGCATGATGAGCAGTTATGCACAAGCTAATAATTGTCTGAGTGTGATAACCAACTCTAAATTAGTAAATGAAAGGCAAGAAAGTAGAGAGACAATTAGGTCGTTTAAAAATAATTTTTGCCAAGAATATCGAAGAAATGAGTCGAACAATAATACTAGGGCCCTAAACGCGAGTTACAAGCTGTTTTCAGGTTCGATTAATCGCGGCAACTCTTCAACAGATGAGCTCTTTCAGAGGTATTGTAGATCGGAAAGTAGCCAACTCGATGATGAAAGATTGTTCAAAGAACATATTCAAACGATTGCCCCAGCTGCTTACACTGCTTATGAAAGTTGTCTGAGGTTCCAGCAAAATGATCCCGTTGATTTTTCACTTTTTAGAAATATGCCAACAGAATTTGGTATCCAAATTGATTATCAGCCAACAAATATAGGCTCAAAGGCTCAATTTGAAGTAATGCCCTCAAATGGAGTCAACTGTAATTCCGGAACAAACGAACAAGAGGTAACAAATTTCGAATTAACATACACCAACCGTTCGGTTGTTATTAGTTGTTCAAGAAGTGATTCAAATCAACAATCTGAAGTAGGCATTGTCAGAAGAGATCAAAGTGCGTCTATCAATTTAACTTGGCCGAGATACGTTAATGATGGCAATGGCGATTATGTACCGGTACCTGAGTTAGTTAATTTAAATAAAAAAGTTGCTGCCCTCGAAACACAAATCCAAGAGATGAATATTCAGGGTGAAGTAACAGCATTTAAAACTACTACTTGCCCAACGGGATGGGAACTTTTTGAAGAAGCTTATGGTCGCGTTATACGTGGCATTGATCCAACAGGCCAGATTGACGTAGATCGTGCAAACTTAGAGCTAAATGAAAAAGTAGCTTCGCTGCAAGAAGATGCACTACAACAACATGAACATAATACTGGTTCATATGATGCAGGTGGCGGTAATAAGGGTGCATTTCGACGTATGTATAACTATGGTCCTCCAAAACCTACTGAAGGGATTGCTGAGGGGGCAAGGGTATCTAAAACAGAAACACGAATGAAAAATGTAGCTCTTTTATATTGTGTTAAACAATAGGTTTCATTGCGTATTATAGTTAGCACAATATAGCGTAGTAGTACTTAATACGAGAGGCTTTTATTTTTGATAACAAAATTAAAAGCCTCTTTTTGATTTTAGATACGTATTTTATATTTGAAAGTTATTTAGGCTGATGTAGCGATGCTCAATAAGTACACAGTTCCTATAACTAATTTTATAGAGTAAAGTTATTATGAAAAGTTTACCTTTCATCTTACTTATGTTCTTCTCACCCGAAGTATTTGCTTCAGAATTAAAAAAAGGTCAACGCTGGCCTCAGTCAAGCGAGATTAAATCTTCAGGTGAAGCACGGCAAACATTGTCAGGTAGCAGCTTGCGAGATTGTATGAATAAAAGTGCAAATAATTTACCAGTTTTTAAGTTTGAAGAAGGAAATTTTACGGATGTGCAAGCTTCAGAGAAATTATGTGCGGCTATAATGGATTTAAATAAGTTGGTAATGAAAGAGTGGCCTGGTAAAACACTTCGGGTCACAGAAGCTTATGATCAAGATGGTGAACATGCTAAGTTTAGCTTGCATAATGAAGGGCGTGCAGCTGATATGACAGTCAGTGACAGAGACTTAAAAAAGCTTGGGCGCCTTGGGTTCTTGGCCACAAAAGCAGGGTTTTCATGGGTATATTATGAACATAACCATATACATGCTTCAGTAAAACGTTAATGTTTGTTCACTAAATACAAAATATTTATTTTAAACCTCACGAATCTCAGTTTTTGACCGGATTACTCTAATAATTACATTAAAAACTGAGGTTTCGATTATGAAAAAATTTATTCTTTTAGCACTTTTATTCTCACCTTTTGTTTCATCGCACCACTTTCAACACTTACCGGTACCACAATACCAAACCTATACTTGGCATCAGGGGCAAGCACCCGTTTTAATGGGGCATGTTAATATGTGGTATTGCAGCTTAAGTAGTGTAAGCGGCAAGTTTGAAGGGGGCGGTGAGCAGGTGAGTGTCACAATAAATCAAAATGGCTTTTGGCAACTCAGTGGCCGCTCACAGCAAGTGTCAGTTGAAGCACAAGCAATTTGTATTAGAAGGTTTTAAAAATGCACCAGCAATTTGTAAGCAAGGTGACATATTTATTGGCGGTTAGTTTGTTTTGCTTTAATTCAGCAACAGCAAACGCTAACCAAGGTATGCCGGTTATTTGTACCGCTAACACACAATTAACCTTAGAAGCTGTATCAGAACGCTACCTAATCGTACCTGAGCAACAGATTTGTACGTTAAAATTACAGAATTCTCACGCACTTACCCCAAGTAAATTAGAGCTTAGACAAGGGGCGCAGCTTGCCGTTAAAGCAACTGTAAATAGGCACTCGCGCACTGTGGTGAGCCTTGTAACTGATTCAGTCTATTTTGGCAAAGATGCTGCTATTCGTTTAGCTGGCGCTGACGGGGCCAATGGCGTTGATGGTAAGGACTATAGCCATACGCAGGCCAACTACTGTACAGACGGCATCGCTGGTGGGGATGGTAGCAATGGTTCAGACGGAAAAAATGGCTTAAGTGTGTATTTAAACATTAAACTACACGAAAAAAGTGAGATGCCAACCATTACAACTTATGGTGGGCTTGCTGGCAAGGGGGGGCTCGGCGGTTTAGGGCAACGTGGTGGTGGTAAAGCTAACGATGAAGTGATTTTAAAAGCAGCACATTCAATGCAAAAATTATTAGGCAGCTTGGGTCATAAAAAAAGCGTGATTGACCCAAGCAAACTCGCATGTAAATCAAACAACCGTGAAGGACGAAAGGGAATTAAAGGAAACGATGGAAAGCCAGGAAAGCAGGGGCGTTCAGGCAGTGTTTGGGGGCAAATTCAATTATCGAAAACCAGCAAACAAGCTAAGCTGAACCATACTCGGTTTATCAAGTCACAAACCAATTATCATGGTGATGCTGGGCTTTTTTTCATAGTTCACCCTAATAGGGCGGGGGAAAATCCGTCTTATCAAGTAACCAGTTATATTGATTTGGAGATTTATCAGTGATCCACGGGTTAATTTATCAAAGCCCGTGTACTAGTCGGGTTGAGCCGATCATAGTGATGAAAACAGCAGTGCCATTAAAAAATGAGCACAATCAGCACT encodes the following:
- a CDS encoding DUF4124 domain-containing protein, giving the protein MRQYQIEILLLFVSLIAFNANAKIYKWTDEKGNVHFSDKPTHQDAQTITVNSGHGIKSNAKHYDFSTSSSSSSVNCNKASKNALSILKKMSKKGSESYAKLAHPSALPTFIAKCNSELSTSNRKRWECAQNARGVLELIGTCKLMED
- a CDS encoding polysaccharide deacetylase family protein yields the protein MRKQLLYISVTTLLLLSLSLTAKQIAFTFDDAPRQANGYFDGPTRAKTLIKELQDHGIKQAAFFATTSHLNEEGKTRLKAYANAGHIIANHTHTHPDINKTTLVAYLEEITTAHNQIKDYPNFKPWFRFPYLREGDTQQKRDGVRAYLAKNGYHNAYITLNNYDWYIENLLQDALKSGKEIDFEKLKEFYIDVIIQGAQYYDELAVKYLGHSPKHVILLHEMDITAMFVGDLADAFRQKGWQVISPEKAYQDPIASYQTERVMKYNPGRIGEIAKDKGQTKRLWHNTLDETYLKARFDKEVVKK